The Argopecten irradians isolate NY chromosome 4, Ai_NY, whole genome shotgun sequence genome has a window encoding:
- the LOC138321496 gene encoding E3 ubiquitin-protein ligase TRIM56-like, translating to MAEASDPEDLTVCSICLQTFTKPKYLPCLHTFCEPCLQGWIESQVNSGLQKSVFMCPVCRAETRLPNNANVYNKAEWASMFPNNHIIITLIDKSLIEKEKKACDVCNEMDKDMPATQWCVQCSEAYCGECSTVHRAMKASRKHRLVSLCDVLRDLKSLSADEMCNEHSEEVIKLFCVDHDQPCCTLCGATCHRKCDNVLELSEAAKDVKNKQEFSDLLGNLNKSEKEIGKTSGMIQENLSKLDREKEDIERSANELADSLIAHMNVIRSRFLQEVSGVHARAVSELNTAAEKCSLQKGTIKNLRQVLEKSRDHSADTELFLQVKRTERKFKDSKVFIETKMSKMTPQHIKCSFSPDFEKLKRVSSFGNVCNYTDVCTSRPQSPSDGRKKNRSHPFNVYRQWPLNTMSEN from the coding sequence ATGGCGGAAGCCAGTGACCCAGAGGACTTAACAGTGTGTTCAATTTGTCTTCAGACATTTACAAAACCGAAATATTTACCTTGTCTTCATACATTTTGTGAACCCTGTCTACAGGGATGGATAGAATCGCAAGTGAATTCAGGGCTACAAAAAAGTGTATTCATGTGTCCAGTTTGTCGTGCTGAGACACGACTACCGAACAATGCAAACGTATATAATAAAGCTGAATGGGCAAGTATGTTTCCTAACAATCACATAATTATTACGTTGATAGACAAATCTCTGATAGAGAAAGAGAAGAAAGCATGTGATGTTTGTAATGAAATGGATAAAGACATGCCAGCTACGCAATGGTGCGTGCAGTGTTCGGAGGCCTATTGTGGCGAGTGTTCAACAGTACACAGGGCGATGAAGGCCTCTAGGAAACATAGACTGGTCAGTTTATGTGATGTCCTCCGTGACTTGAAGAGTCTTTCAGCCGATGAAATGTGTAACGAACACTCTGAAGAAGTGATCAAGCTATTCTGCGTAGATCACGACCAACCATGCTGTACACTTTGTGGAGCGACTTGTCATAGGAAGTGTGACAATGTTTTGGAACTTTCCGAAGCAGCAAAGGATGTTAAAAACAAACAGGAATTTTCTGATTTGTTGGGGAATTTAAATAAAAGCGAAAAAGAAATTGGAAAAACCTCGGGAATGATTCAGGAGAACTTGTCGAAATTAGACAGGGAAAAGGAGGACATCGAGAGGTCTGCTAATGAACTGGCAGATTCTCTTATTGCTCATATGAATGTTATACGTAGTCGTTTCCTACAAGAAGTGTCTGGCGTGCATGCACGTGCGGTGAGTGAACTGAATACCGCAGCCGAAAAATGCTCTCTACAAAAAGGGACGATAAAGAACTTGAGACAAGTTCTTGAAAAATCTCGAGATCACAGTGCAGACACCGAATTGTTTCTCCAAGTGAAGAGAACTGAGAGAAAATTTAAAGACAGTAAGGTATTCATCGAAactaaaatgtctaaaatgaCACCACAACATATCAAATGCTCTTTTTCACCAGATTTTGAAAAGTTAAAAAGAGTCTCTTCTTTCGGTAACGTCTGTAATTATACAGATGTTTGTACGTCTAGGCCACAAAGTCCTAGCGATGGTCGGAAGAAAAATCGATCGCATCCATTCAATGTCTATCGGCAATGGCCTCTGAACACCATGTCTGAAAATTAA
- the LOC138322263 gene encoding LOW QUALITY PROTEIN: deoxynucleotidyltransferase terminal-interacting protein 2-like (The sequence of the model RefSeq protein was modified relative to this genomic sequence to represent the inferred CDS: deleted 1 base in 1 codon) yields MKLKHNDNRTIICILLDNEKKVFYKPDIEKKYELPPYQESLQKLKRQRKKEKQMTKGKGWFDMKAPEMTDEAKNDLTVLQMRRALDPKRFYKSNDIKALPKFFQFGKVIESPVDFYHSRIPKKQRKSTMVDELLADAEFRTFNKRKYVEIQEAKRKGAGPYKHMKRLKNRKR; encoded by the exons ATGAAGCTGAAACACAATGACAACAGGACTATTATATGTATTCTTttagataatgaaaaaaaagtgtTCTACAAGCCAGATATAGAAAAGAAGTATGAATTGCCACCCTATCAGGAAAGTTTACAAAAGCTCAAGAGACAGAGAAAG AAAGAGAAACAGATGACAAAAGGTAAAGGATGGTTTGACATGAAGGCACCAGAGATGACAGACGAGGCGAAGAATGATTTGACTGTTCTGCAGATGAGGCGAGCTCTCGACCCAAAACGA TTTTACAAGAGCAATGATATCAAAGCCCTGCCAAAATTCTTTCAG TTTGGAAAAGTGATCGAGAGTCCAGTAGATTTCTACCATTCCAGAATTCCAAAGAAGCAGAGAAAGTCTACTATGGTGGATGAATTATTAGCAGATGCAGAATTTAGAAC GTTTAACAAGAGGAAGTATGTTGAAATTCAGGAAGCCAAGAGGAAAGGAGCTGGACCATACAAACACATGAAAAGGCTTAAAAACAGAAAACGATGA
- the LOC138321501 gene encoding TM2 domain-containing protein biscotti-like translates to MKSEHSVPIVLLFVMSLFHEVTGRTSTTLRCDSLLLGQYTCREPEIDVETQSAKGCRENRTVLVPCMPAEEINCIGLDGQAMTYNGTIVGFMKEMPCRWTNGYSFETSLLLSIFLGMFGIDRFYLGYPAIGLLKFSTLGFFFLGQLVDIILIATQVVTPSDGSDYVIDYYGAGLTKIIMDQFTFVKPPES, encoded by the coding sequence ATGAAGTCCGAACATTCCGTGCCAATTGTCCTTTTATTCGTGATGTCTCTATTTCATGAAGTGACAGGACGTACAAGCACGACATTACGATGCGACTCTTTGCTCCTTGGCCAATACACATGTAGAGAACCCGAAATAGATGTAGAAACACAAAGTGCAAAGGGATGCAGAGAAAACAGGACTGTCCTTGTCCCTTGTATGCCAGCTGAAGAGATCAACTGTATCGGACTGGATGGACAAGCAATGACTTACAATGGAACAATAGTGGGATTCATGAAAGAAATGCCATGTAGATGGACAAATGGATATTCCTTTGAGACCTCTTTACTATTATCTATTTTTCTTGGAATGTTTGGAATTGACAGATTTTATCTTGGATACCCTGCCATTGGTTTACTGAAATTTTCAACTCTGGGATTTTTCTTCCTTGGACAGCTTGTGGACATTATATTGATTGCCACCCAAGTAGTCACGCCATCAGATGGGTCTGACTATGTTATTGACTACTATGGAGCAGGCTTAACAAAGATAATCATGGACCAATTCACATTTGTTAAACCTCCCGAGTCCTGA